One Purpureocillium takamizusanense chromosome 1, complete sequence genomic window carries:
- the PRP46 gene encoding pre-mRNA-splicing factor prp46 (BUSCO:EOG09262KUJ~COG:A~EggNog:ENOG503NVRR), producing METPQQAPQDALQLGALASQNALTSRLLYGHAAAASSSRAGAPDGQHPTTTATTTATMTTSTKRQKTAEDDAFEDPIMKRRFLAEYADVQTLPASLAARQPAKKSGSKAVVRAAKPGSGPVAGAPRPQKLLEGPAGSSSPSTSSPAAAGDVAAAPNNNSSSSSNMSLATRGSAQQQYQQIKPEWHPPWKLMRVISGHLGWVRALAVEPGNKWFASGAGDRTIKIWDLASGSLRLTLTGHISTVRGLAVSPRHPYLFSCGEDKMVKCWDLETNKVIRHYHGHLSGVYTLALHPTLDVLVTGGRDGVARVWDMRTRSNIHVLSGHTQTVADLKCQEADPQVITGSLDSTVRLWDLAAGKTMGVLTHHKKGVRALAVHPTEFTFASGSTGSIKQWKCPEGAFMQNFEGQNAIINTMSVNQNNVFFSGGDNGSMSFWDWKSGHRFQALDTTAQPGSLDAEAGIMSSTFDRSGLRLICGEADKTIKIWKPDEKASQETHPLQWTPTLARRKF from the exons ATGGAGACGCCGCAGCAAGCACCGCAggacgcgctgcagctcggcgcgctcgcgTCCCAGAATGCTCTCACGTCGCGGCTCCTTTACGGGcacgcagccgccgccagcagcagcagagctgGCGCCCCCGACGGACAGcatccgacgacgacggcgacgacgacggcgacgatgacgacgagcaccaaGCGCcagaagacggccgaggacgacgcgtTCGAGGACCCTATCATGAAGCGCCGATTCCTCGCCGAGTACGCCGATGTGCAGACGCTGCCCGcgtccctcgccgcgcgccagcctGCCAAGAAGTCGGGGAGCAAGGCTGTCGTCAGGGCGGCGAAGCCTGGCAGCGGCCCCGTCGCaggggcgccgaggccgcagaagctgctcgagggACCGGCCGggtcatcatcgccgtcgacatcatcccccgcggcggctggtgatgtggccgccgcccccaacaacaacagcagcagcagcagcaacatgagCCTGGCGACGCGGGGctcggcgcagcagcagtaccagCAGATCAAGCCCGAGTGGCACCCGCCGTGGAAGCTCATGCGTGTCATCTCGGGCCACCTGGGCTGGGTGcgcgccctggccgtcgagcccggcAACAAGTGGttcgccagcggcgccggcgaccgcACCATCAAGATCTGGGACCTGGCGTCCGGGTCGCTGCGCCTGACGCTCACCGGCCACATCAGCACCGTCCGCGGCCTCGCAGTCTCCCCGCGCCACCCCTATCTCTTCTCGTGCGGCGAGGACAAGATGGTCAAGTGCTGGGACCTCGAGACCAACAAGGTCATCCGCCACTACCACGGCCACCTCAGCGGCGTCTacaccctcgccctccacccgaccctcgacgtcctcgtcaccggcggccgcgacggcgtcgcccgcgtctgGGACATGCGCACCCGCAGCAACATCCATGTCCTCAGCGGCCACACCCagaccgtcgccgacctAAAGTGCCAGGAGGCCGACCCCCAGGTCATCACCGGCTCCCTCGACTCCACCGTCCGCCTGTgggacctcgccgccggcaagaccATGGGCGTCCTCACCCACCACAAGAAGGGCGTccgcgcccttgccgtccatCCCACCGAGTTCACCTttgccagcggcagcaccggcagtATCAAGCAGTGGAAGTGCCCCGAGGGCGCTTTTATGCAAAACTTTGAGGGCCAAaacgccatcatcaacacaATGAGCGTGAACCAGAACAATGTCTTTTTCTCAGGAG GTGATAACGGCTCCATGAGCTTCTGGGACTGGAAGTCTGGCCACCGCTTCCAGGCTCTGGACACGACGGCCCAGCCCGGCTCCCTGGATGCTGAAGCCGGCATCATGAGCTCTACCTTTGACCGATCAGGCCTGCGCCTAATTTGCGGCGAGGCAGACAAGACAA TCAAAATCTGGAAGCCCGACGAAAAGGCATCGCAAGAAACGCATCCGCTACAGtggacgccgacgctggcACGGCGCAAGTTTTGA